The Oryza brachyantha chromosome 6, ObraRS2, whole genome shotgun sequence region ACGGCCTTCTCAGGCAAAACAGAAGTATGCTAGCATCTGGTGAACAGAACGACACCAATATTTACAGTGGTTTATGGAGCAATAACACGTCAGGGTACTTAATTCTTCTTTTCAATCTTACCCCAACAATGCATGGTATGGTAGTGCATGCTGCATCCATATCTATCGATCATCCTGCTCGATCGTAGCCAGTACACCCAAGTACTGATGAAccatgaatgcatgcatgccatgcaTTGTCGGTTGAAATTAAaactccatgcatgcatgcaccaaaTGTGTTTGCAAAGGTCAGCAACAGCACTAGCTACAAttcacagagagagagagagagagagagagagagagagagagagagagagagagagagagagagagagatcaggTCTGCAGGCTGCAACCTGAAAAGGTTCAGTGTGTGCAATTCCCTAGGCCTTTAGCTCTGTCCAACCAAGGACCATTCAGCAGTGGTAGGGGTTCATGCAGATGCAGAGGGTGGTCGATCGATCCAAGGTTTATGAAACCCTCATCATGATGCAATGATTTCATGCATGGCCGGGTCGAGTTCCAATTAAACTTGTACTGCTAGCTGGTGATCACTACTCCTACTACAAttgtatgcatgcatttgTCTCTCTACAACTTGAGATCTCTCATAGAGTGTTTCTAGGAAAGACAAGTCGATCTATGTGTGTCAGGGAAAGGTAGATCTGGACAACTGTTGAAATACACACTGTttggattattataaaaagtcaacaatatTGTCTTCTGAGAAACTGACAGAAGTTGCATTAATAACAGGCATATACTCCTATATGAAAGCATGTAAAGTTAATCAACAAGCCTATTTGATGCTTCTTTGCATGGAGAATCCCATTCATTTTGATCTCTAGGCAGCATTAATTAGTTTAACGAATGACTCCTAGCTACTTGTAATATTGTACCAATGCAAGCTAATTTCCTATAGTAGCTAAAAGCTTAGCATCATTTTGGAAagcatctaaatttaattaagtGTCCCATATCCGTATATATGCATCTGATTTATGGGATCCATTTTTGCATATCTggatgcacatatatatcgaGAATAGATCGTATTCTAATACCTCTTCTGGCAAAACTTTCTGCCTGGACTATTTTCAGCAAGGTAGACGGACTTGATCTCGGTTTGCCAGTCAGTGAACCAGCTAATGAATTTTACAGGATATATCTCAAGGTAAGAAATTAAATACCTAAGCAATAAGcgcatgtatatatgcatttatatggatgaatctatttattatatatatatatatataattattgttatACTATCCTATTCTTGATCAGGGCATCACAACAAGGTATAGAATTGAATGACTGATATTAAAAAGCACAAAATTTCAGTTAATCTTACCTAGCTTCTTGCTGCAGAATGCTCATCGGAGCGTGGGCTTAGAGACATCTGTGTTGAGCCTACCAGGTCGACCAAACCTTGAGTTCACACTTGGGATTGGGAAGGCTTCACAATAATGATAGATCAGAGCTGCAAAGTCCAAGCATGCATAATTAAGTTGATTTCTATGTTCTAGCTAGCTTCACCCAATTAGATCAAGTACAGTGTAGTTGGCCTAAAATGTTCACTAGCTGGCAGGATAAGAGGCTAAAGACTGTGAGTCTGTGAAGTGTGGAGGCACAgaaaaagattgaaaaaaagaagaaaaaccaTTGTATTATTTAGTTTCTTACACATGCATGGTTCTGATAAAGGGCATTATTGTGGGTGTGGAGAAATAATAAAGAGAAGCTATGCAGATGCCAGCAGTCTTGTACGTGTGTGTGTGGTAGCATATGATCTGGGGCTCTATGAAAAAGTCATGTGTTGTCTAAAGCTAGCTGCGTAGAATGCAGCAACGGTGACAGGGCAATGGCTCATCTTTTACTGCCAACAAAGAAGGCAACGCACGTGCAGTTCCCAATTAGAGTCAGCTTTCCAAAGCCCCACAAAAGCAAGaaaatttatgtatgtatgaaGGATAGACATAGTGTTCAGTGAATGCAATGCTAGCTTGTTTTCATGAATGGACTAAAGTATACAAATGCAGCGAGATGGCATTTCATTGAAAACATGTACTGATTATGAAAAAGTTCAGAGCTGTGTAGTTTGTGTACATTGTACGAGGGACGCTAGtttcctatatataaatttttgaaggAATTCCCTGTATGTACTATGAAACGGAACATTTAAGTcctgagaatatatataaggaatatatattcaatatatatacaatggTTTTGACTTCTTTACTTTGTCGACTATTCTTTGCTGTAATGCCCACGAGGCAAGAGTTTATACAATATTAATGTGAGGTGAAACCTGTATGGGCATGCATGTAGGAATGGTGATTCCCATGAAACATGAAGCTAGCTAGATGATGAAAAGGTCTCGATAGACTAGAGCCAAATGAATGGGTGAATGATAACTAGTTCCTTTTTATTACTTATCCAACTTTTATATTGGCAACAAGAAGCACTGCCAATGTGCATGCCATCTTTCAGCTTTTGTAGCTAGACGACTGTGAATGCAACTGTGGCTGGTTGCAGGACAAACCAATCCGCAAGCATGTTGAGGTGATCTCCTAATCACCTTTTTACCATGTGTCTGATATTTGACCCAACCAACAAGGAGTAAGAATGCAAGAGTTGTGTTTAAACAGATTCAATAAGGGGAAAGGGAGAGACAGACAAAGAGATATATTGTACCAAACAGTAAAATAATGATTACCTTATGATGGCATTAGTAATCAACCATAGGTGTTTGATGATTTGATCCCATGATGCTGAGTGCTTTTCTTGCTCCTCTCTTTAATCattcctgttttttttctggctAATGTAAACGCTATGCACGGTAGAAGCTGTACAGTACTGACCTGTACATAACAGTGAGCTTTTTCTTAATGTCAAATGAGAGCAGGTGGTGAGCTTGCACAAGAAAAATGCTAGGATCAATTAACTTtcaaagtaataaaaataccATGTTACCTGTGCCATTTTACTTTAATTTGCACCGAAAGCACGCAGTGAACTTTATTTAACCAGCTGGAGCGGCAAGCAAAGCTAGCTCCAAGCAGACGAAAGCGACTCGTCAGAGGGCGACGTGCAGCCGTGCCAACCGTCCACAGGGATGAGACGAGACGACGACGTGCCACCTGTGTCACTGCCAGGTGGGGCCCCTGCACAAGGGAGCAACCAGGCAGGCAGGAGGGTCCAGGGTATGATAGGAATATGATTTAGCACTCCATTGGCCCATGATTGATCAGATTCagagcatgttttttttcctgacgAAGgatataaaagattatctggtcatatttaataatataaacaatagaattaactactataaaattaaatatctacTTTAGAATTATGAGACAATAAAattctttacatattttttaaaaaaacatgggcACCATTTAATAACTTAAGAAACATGGGTGCAAAAGtcgagagaaaaaaactaataataagCCGGAGACCACAATAAAAATCAGCACCTCCACAGTTACAGTTTAGTACCTTTCTTTTCACCCCATGTGGAATAGTGGCAACTGAGATGTTGAAAGGCAAGCCGATCTCTCCCTGGTTAATTCAATCCACCCATGATCCATCTACTACGAGTCTAGCACTGAAGAAGCAGATGTGCAGTTTGCAGGTACGGTCACTGTGCCCTCAAACACTGAGGATTGCTTTTGCAATTGCAGGCAGCCTCCTTTTCCTTGTGACCTCTGCAAGTAAAATACAGCAAACCCTGTCATGCTAACTCTGGCAGTCAATTCAGTAAAGCGCGAGCTTAATTGTATGTGCCAGAAATCCTTACCTTACATTTGGCCCTGTTCTCTTTTTGCTGGTACTGTACCGGGTCAATGGTCTTGCGTTCAGGGTACCCGATGCTGATGCCAAACACATCCAGAatttcatattaattagtacataagcGTGCACTAGTTGGTCCTTTTTCATCACCCAGCTCATTTACATACTATACTAAATTTGAGCACGCTGATCACGTTCTGCATCAACTGTACCAACCCCTTAATTGGACTTTATTTAAAGGTTGCTACTACTCAGCAGCTCCAAGCTCACACAGATCCAGTAATCTAGCTCTGCAGTTGCAGCTAGCAATGGCCATGGAGCTCTCTAGCCTGAGGAGGTGCCACCATCATCTGGCACTGCTACTGCTCTTCCTGCTGGCAGGCTCCTCCATAGCTTTGCCGGTGCAGCCTGAGATGGAAAGGGTGCGTTGGCAGGTTGACAGGGTCAACCGGAGGGGCCCGTCCATCGGGCTCGTCATGTCGTACATCGATGAGGCCACTGCTCTCCAATCCTCCGGCTACTTCAGACCTTGGCATGCTCTCCCATTCGTTGACCTCTATGGTAATTCTGGGCCTTCCATTTCCAATCCTCCTGCTTGCTGGATGGATAAGTTATGGCGTCTTCCTTTGATAGTTTCCAACAGATAGTAACTACTGCTAAGTGAATCATCATTTTCTCTCCGTCTTTTTAAATAGACAATAcctgaccattcgttttattaaaagagTTCACAAGTCATGCTACAAGttctttaatgataaaaaaaatcataataaaataaatgattttatatatatatagacaaacGTCAATGCCGAAAGTCATGTGAGGGAGTACCAAAAACAGAACAAAATGGCAAATGAACATATGAATCCATAGTGCTATGAACTTGGTGGAAGTTTCAGCATTTTTTCAGGGActgtagttttaaaatttataagggCATCGAATACAAGTTTTAGATATACCTGAATTTGTCGTTGTGATGAAGCCAACTTGCTCTCATAATTTAAATGATCTGCGCTTGGTCAAGAGACCTGAAGAATTCAACATGAGATGCTTTTGCCTGTCAATTAGCAGTTTCATAATAAATTGACCCATTTTCTCATTCACTCGTTGAATAAAACCTTCTAACAACGTGGTACAGGAACTATAAAGCCATAAACTAGAATACACATCAAGCTCTGTTTAACCTTACTAatgcaaataaaatagaaaacttTACCATAAAGAGGACATGAAAGGAAAAACACAATGATCGACCGCGTACCATTTTGTTGGATATAAAATAAAGGACTTGTATATCAATGGAATTAAGTAGGAGGCGAGTCTTGAACCCACCCAGCTAGCCCACCAACTTGTGGTGATAGCCAGCATACCATTCTACAGGTTTAATGAATCTTTATATTCTGCTTATATACTGTATTCACTTCAGAACATCTCATGTAGTCCTTAATTCCTTTTCATGTTATAGTGTCTTTTCAAGAATACATGCTGACCTCAACAAATTTCAGGAAGAAGGTTTCACATCGGGAGTATTAGAGGAGTCAATGTTATATATGCACTGACAGGACAACGCAGGgtattaaaattataagctATCTGCATTTACATTCTCTCTCTTGTGATATATGAGATAACCATTTCATATATCACAAATAATGTCAATAGAAGCTGCTGCGAGAAGCTATTTGAATGCAGGATTTGATGCAAACTATGCAATGCTTATGAATTGTTACTATGTCTTTGTTCTTTCAGTTGAATGCGGCTGTCACTGTACAGACTCTCATCGACGTCTTTAGTGTATCTGGCATTGTTCATTATGGCACAGCAGGAAGTTCTAATGATTCAATGTCATTTGGCGATGTCAGTGTTCCCAAATTTGTTGCTTATACAGGGGCTTGGACATGGAAGGTATCATCCAACTATATAATCTGCTCCTGTTTTCCACCTCAAGAAGTAACAATTCAAAGCAATTGGAATCTGATTGTCAGTAAATCCAGTATTCTAGCAAGAACACAAAACTAGTTATGTtgcatcaaaaaatttatatatacatactttGGAAAGAATTATTTGATGAATCTACCACCCAACCTTCTCGGTACTACATCTACACAGACTGCTTTGATGTGTTCAATGAAAATATGCATTCACTGATAACATTGGGACATGCATAattcattttcatatttagCAAATGAATGAGCATTCAGCTAGtccattaataaatttagctCTGACAGGAGAACATTAAACTATCAATGCTTCTAAAAGCATGTCAATTTAAATTCTGTGGTATActataaatcaaatcacattAGTAGTAGCCTAGTAGGTAAACACATATGGGGGCTGGAGTGAAAGTAGAAGACACTTTATAAGCAAAACTGCAGGATAATTAGAACGTATTTTAATACCAACTGTCTCACGTCTTTACATGATTTCTTGTATTCTGACTATTTTAGAAGTTCAAATCATTTAAAGAGTCAGATTCAGAACTTAGCTTTGGAGAATTTAACGTTCCAAATGGAGGAGAGAATCTTCTAGGAGCACTGAAATTCAGAAATGAGGAACTATACTCAGTGGGAAAGCCTATGAAGGAAGTTTTCTGGTTATCCGTAGATTCAACATGGTTCAAAATCGCACAAGAACTCAAGGTGAAATATAGCATAAGAAATGTCAGTTTATGCTTGACCATTCATGGCCAAAAAGTTGTTCTAATCGTGAAATTTTTATAGGTTACACTTGAAAGGTGTAACAACACTTTCTGCTTGCCAACAACCCCAAAGGTAGTCTATGGGCTAAAAGGATCGTCAGCAGATATGTTTCTAGACAATGCAGAATATAGGAAGTTCCTTTTCAGAGAATTTGGTGTGTCAACAGTAGATGAGGAGAGTGCAGCAGTGGTTATGGTGAGATTTGTATTTCATCTCTCATGGTTTTTCACTTAAATGTCTGTCAATATTTGCACTCTATCATCTTTAATCCAATGATAAAGCTTAAGTTAGTATTatgcatataaattaaaataacatatattgaTTTCAACAGACAACAACATCTCCTGGCATACCTGTGATTGTATTCCGGGGAGTTTCTGATTTGGCTGGAGGGGAGCCAACATGGTCGTCGACAAGCCTGATGAACCTGGCATCTATTAATGCACTCAAAGTGGCAGTGGAGTTCATTGGTACAGTAGGCAAACAGAAGTCAACAACGCTAGCAGAAAGTGCTAGTaactgaaggaaaaaaaatggcccCCAAGCTCATCCAATAATGCCAAGGAATAACATATTACAGCACTAATTGGAAAGTGCATTCAGAATTATATGCTATTGGAAAGTGCATTCAGAATTATATGCTTTCCTAGCTTCAATTGCATGTCCTCTCAAATAAAGGATACAAgtgttttatatgtatgcaACTTGTAAGCATACATGAGccaattattttatgtttttattgcaAGAGGAATAACAGATGGTGTTGCTTTCTTATGAGAAGTCAACAAATTTCATCAGCACAAAAGTTTAAACCATGACCCTGAAGTACACCAAAAATGtaaagagaaaacaaataagacATGAGAAAGCTTTGCTGTGGAGAAAAGGTTCTCTATGCACTAGTGTCTTAATGAAAGTAGAAACATTTCAATTGTACAATGGGTGACTGTAATTTGCAGTATGTTCCCTGAAAAGGTGAAGAGGCCATAAGAATTTTCAGATAATTCACAAATTTAGCCATGCAGCATCCATATAAGAGGCAGCTGCACAGCCTACAGTAAAACATGGTACAAACTCATTGACAATTCTGGGCATTAACAAGAAAACCATATATTTAGAATGCTATAAAACTAAGCAATTACCTCAAGAACTTTGCCAATTAGCTAATTTCGCCTAATTGTAAGATGTGATACTTTTGATGTGTACGACATCTTTCTGAAGCTCCCTCATCTCCTGGTGCATAATCAAATTGTCTAAAAACTTCACTACCAATAGTCTCCACATGAGCATTTGCCATCCTTAAAATGGTGGA contains the following coding sequences:
- the LOC102703039 gene encoding bark storage protein A-like; amino-acid sequence: MAMELSSLRRCHHHLALLLLFLLAGSSIALPVQPEMERVRWQVDRVNRRGPSIGLVMSYIDEATALQSSGYFRPWHALPFVDLYGRRFHIGSIRGVNVIYALTGQRRLNAAVTVQTLIDVFSVSGIVHYGTAGSSNDSMSFGDVSVPKFVAYTGAWTWKKFKSFKESDSELSFGEFNVPNGGENLLGALKFRNEELYSVGKPMKEVFWLSVDSTWFKIAQELKVTLERCNNTFCLPTTPKVVYGLKGSSADMFLDNAEYRKFLFREFGVSTVDEESAAVVMTTTSPGIPVIVFRGVSDLAGGEPTWSSTSLMNLASINALKVAVEFIGTVGKQKSTTLAESASN